The genomic interval CACAGCAGATCGGGCAGCGCCTACGGCTGAGCGAGAAGACCGTGCGCAACAACCTCAGCAACATCTATGCCAAGTTGGACGCCAGGAGCGGCACGGACGCGGTCCTGCGCTGGCTGGGAGCCACGCCCGTGCTTCGCACCTGAGAATCGGGGCAACCGGATATCAGGGTGCCGGAACCTCCGACAGCGGAATCTCCACGTCGGTGACATTGGCGCCGCCCTCACCGAACCCGGCCTCCTCGGACTGGAGGGCCTTCGTGGAATTCGGCACGGCATCGGCGGCGGTCGTCTCGCATTTCACATTCCGCAGCCAAAGGCGCCCGTCGGGCGTTCCGTTGTTCAGGATCTGCGGATAGAAGACGTGCACGGTGGCCGCTCCCTCGCTCGGCGCGAAGAACACCGTCTGGCCGTCCTGTGCCTCCTTGTACGTCGCCTTCAGGAATCCGCTGACATCGGTGCGCTTGGCGGACCACATGAAGAAGGCGGTGCTGTCCGCCTGCACGGTGTCCGTCCGGCTGAACGCGAGGGTGGTCGTCTTGTCGTCGCGCGTGATGTTGATGGTCGACGTGCTGAATTCCAGGCCGACTTCGAAGAGCGAGTTCCCGAGTTTCGTACCGGCCTCGGTGACGGTTCCCTCCTCCACCTGAAGGGTTCTCGTCACCGACGTGCTCACGTTGAAGGTCTTCGTCGCGGTGCCCGTGGAACCGCAGTTGTCGGACACCGGGGAGACGCGTTCGTTGGGCCCGAGGCTGTTCGCCTTGAACTGCACGTCCACGAACTGGCAGTCGGCCAGTCTGTCGGAGTCCGTGGAGCAGTCGGCGCTCACTTCGGACGGGGTGGCGGCGTTCGCCTGGTTCATCAGCGGGACGATCACCGCGAGTGCCGCGACGGGGGCCAGGGCGAGGGTGATGCGCTTCTTCTTGCTCCGGTGACTTCTCGTGCGGCCGTTCCGGGACATGGGTATCTCCAGTGAGGTGTAAGGGAGTTGAGCTGCGGGTTCCTTAAGGCGGGCCGAGGCTCAGCAGTCCTCCAGGACCGCCTTCGAGGTGCCGTCCACGACACCGGGAGCACCGGCCGCAGCCGGCAGGACGACGGGTCCCTCGACGACATCCGGCGCCACGAAGTTCTGCTCGGGGCTGGCCGGCAGGGTGGTGGTCTGTTCCCGGGCGTCGACACGCACCCGCCACTCACCGGTCATGCGCTGCAACTTGGGCGTGAACTCCATGTGGAGCACCTTGCCGACCGGCACGTCCCGCGCTTCCGTGTCCCCGGCCGTCGCCGACTTCACGGTCATGTCGAGGGTGCCCTTGTGCTTGCTCCAGGACCCGCTCAGAAATCCGAACAGGCCGCCCGCGGCGCCCTGTTGGGTGGAGACGTACGTGCCCTGCCCCTGGGCAGCGGTCGACGACCAGGTGATGGAGACCTTGGCCGGATCGGTCGCGTTCGGCTCGCAGTTGGGGAAGTCGATGGACGCCTTTTCGGTGGGCCCGTCGAAGGTCTCGAAGTTCGTCTCGGCGAAATCGCAGTTGTCGGCGGCGAAACCGTCCGCGAAGGAGCCGCCGAAATCCTCGACCGTCCGTTTCTCGCCATTGACCACGGCGGACCTCTCGCACATCGCCATGATCTCGTCCGGCGTCTTCGCGTCGGCCGCGTTCGCCGACGGCAGCAGCGTGATGACCACCCCGCCGGTGGCGAGTGCCGCGCCGATCGCCACGTACCTGACTTTCCTGTTGCGCAATCTCCGCTTTGCCATACCCGGCATTCTTGGAGCCAAGCCGAGGTATGGACAGAGTCAAATGTCCCTACTCGGCGGTCACTTGAAGTGTGCTTGTGCACTCGATGTGTGCTTGTGCAAGGTCTCCCTCGTGCGCGAGGAGTCCCTTCCCTCTATCTGACGCTTCGTCAGATACGGCGCTACGATGCCCTGCATCCACCGATCCCGAGGAGGCCCGCATGGGCAAGCTGGACGGGCGTGTCGTCATCGTCACCGGGGCGGCGCGCGGGCAGGGGGAGCAGGAGGCACGGCTGTTCGCGGCCGAGGGCGCGAAGGTCGTCGTGGCCGATGTGCTGGACGAGCAAGGGGAGGCGCTGGCCAAGGAGTTGGGCGCGTCCGCGTCCTACGTCCATCTCGACGTCGGCGAGGAGGCGGACTGGCGTGCCGCCGTGGGAGCCGCCAAGGAGGTGTACGGGCGGATCGACGGGCTGGTCAACAATGCCGGGATCCTGCGGTTCAACTCCCTTGTGGACACGCCGCTTGAGGAGTTCATGCAGGTCGTGCGGGTCAACCAGGTGGGCTGCTTCCTCGGGATCAAGACCGTGGCGTCGGCGATGGAGGACGGTGGCACGATCGTCAACACGGCCTCGTACACGGCGGTCACGGGGATGGCGGCCGTCGGGACCTACACCGCCACCAAGCACGCGATCCTCGGGCTCACCCGGGTGGCCGCGCTGGAGCTGGCGAGCCGGCGGATCCGGGTCAACGCCGTCTGCCCCGGGGCCGTGGACACCGCGATGTCCAACCCGGCGCGGCTCGACCCGGACGCGGACCCGGAGGAGATGACCCGGGCGCTGGACGAGCTGTACCGCAAGCTCGTGCCGCTGGGGCGGATCGGGCGGGCCGACGAGGTGGCGCGGCTG from Streptomyces sp. NBC_01288 carries:
- a CDS encoding SDR family NAD(P)-dependent oxidoreductase; its protein translation is MGKLDGRVVIVTGAARGQGEQEARLFAAEGAKVVVADVLDEQGEALAKELGASASYVHLDVGEEADWRAAVGAAKEVYGRIDGLVNNAGILRFNSLVDTPLEEFMQVVRVNQVGCFLGIKTVASAMEDGGTIVNTASYTAVTGMAAVGTYTATKHAILGLTRVAALELASRRIRVNAVCPGAVDTAMSNPARLDPDADPEEMTRALDELYRKLVPLGRIGRADEVARLALFLTSDDSSYITGQPFVIDGGWLAGVSVI